The Mesorhizobium sp. B1-1-8 genome contains a region encoding:
- a CDS encoding TerB family tellurite resistance protein, whose protein sequence is MFERVLSFLRDLPAGGTKSNADDPRVAASALLYHVMSADGVRQDVEWERFKKILAESYSISGRELDALAAAGERADNEAIDLYAFTSVLKRHLDAEARKAFIGLMWQIVYADGELHELEDNTVWRVAELIGVERRDRVEARREAAAEAPGAHGTSSDE, encoded by the coding sequence ATGTTCGAACGCGTGTTGTCCTTCCTGAGGGATCTGCCGGCCGGCGGAACCAAGTCCAACGCGGACGACCCACGCGTCGCGGCTTCAGCGCTGCTCTACCATGTGATGAGCGCCGACGGCGTGCGCCAGGATGTCGAGTGGGAGCGTTTCAAGAAAATCCTCGCCGAGAGCTATTCCATTAGCGGCCGCGAACTCGACGCGCTGGCCGCCGCCGGCGAACGCGCCGACAATGAGGCGATCGATCTCTACGCCTTTACCAGCGTGCTCAAGCGGCATCTCGATGCCGAGGCGCGCAAGGCCTTCATCGGCCTGATGTGGCAGATCGTCTATGCCGACGGCGAATTGCACGAGCTCGAGGACAACACGGTCTGGCGCGTCGCCGAACTGATCGGCGTCGAGCGCCGCGACCGTGTCGAGGCGCGCCGCGAGGCGGCGGCCGAGGCGCCCGGCGCGCACGGCACGTCGAGCGACGAATAG
- a CDS encoding glutamine amidotransferase, translating to MPPRPRPKILIVLHQETSSPGRVGHMLLEEGFDLDIRRPPLGDALPETLDGHAGAVMFGGPMSANDNEDFVRGETEWLAVPLKENRPFLGICLGAQMLVNHLGGKVEGHGEGLVEIGWYPLKATEAGKKLLHWPEMVYQFHREGFSLPRDATLLATAETYPNQAFRYGDNAWGIQFHGELTRVMMQRWVVRGAHRFELPGAQPGRDHLGGRLIWDMHLKRWLHEFLALIFGKPAVG from the coding sequence ATGCCACCCAGGCCGAGACCAAAAATCCTGATCGTGCTGCACCAGGAGACTTCGAGCCCCGGCCGCGTCGGCCATATGCTTTTGGAAGAGGGCTTCGACCTCGACATAAGGCGGCCGCCGCTCGGCGACGCCCTGCCGGAAACGCTGGATGGACACGCCGGCGCCGTCATGTTCGGCGGGCCGATGAGCGCCAACGATAACGAAGATTTCGTCCGCGGCGAGACCGAGTGGCTGGCAGTGCCGCTCAAGGAGAACCGGCCGTTCCTTGGCATCTGCCTCGGCGCGCAGATGCTCGTCAACCATCTCGGCGGCAAGGTCGAGGGCCACGGCGAAGGGCTGGTCGAGATCGGCTGGTATCCGCTCAAGGCGACGGAAGCCGGCAAGAAGCTGCTGCACTGGCCCGAGATGGTCTACCAGTTCCACCGCGAAGGCTTCTCGCTGCCCAGGGACGCGACGCTGCTGGCGACGGCCGAGACCTACCCCAACCAGGCGTTCCGTTATGGCGACAATGCCTGGGGCATCCAGTTCCACGGCGAATTGACCCGGGTGATGATGCAGCGCTGGGTGGTGCGCGGCGCGCATCGCTTCGAATTGCCGGGCGCCCAGCCCGGCCGCGACCATCTCGGCGGCCGGCTGATCTGGGACATGCATTTGAAGCGCTGGCTGCACGAATTTTTGGCGCTGATCTTCGGCAAGCCGGCTGTGGGGTAG
- a CDS encoding ROK family protein, producing MAKTARPAVPAAEQIVLTIDVGGSHVKILTSAGGELRRTESGPGLTPQQVVASVKKLAEGLDYDVISMGYPGPVRDNKPSLDPFNLGKGWNGYDFGAAFGKPVKLVNDALMQAIGSYEGGRMLFLGLGTGLGAAMILEHVAQPMELAHLPYRKGFSFEDYVGERGLLKHGKKRWRKYVFDVVDRLCAALQPDYVVIGGGNVDKLDELPARSRRGDNTRAFEGGFRLWRDKALIV from the coding sequence ATGGCGAAGACGGCAAGACCAGCCGTGCCGGCAGCTGAGCAGATCGTGCTCACCATCGACGTCGGCGGCTCGCATGTAAAAATCCTCACCAGCGCCGGCGGCGAGCTGCGCCGCACCGAATCGGGGCCGGGCCTGACCCCGCAGCAGGTGGTCGCATCGGTCAAGAAACTGGCCGAGGGCCTGGACTATGACGTCATCTCGATGGGCTATCCAGGCCCGGTGCGGGACAACAAGCCGTCGCTCGATCCCTTCAATCTCGGCAAGGGCTGGAACGGCTACGATTTCGGCGCCGCCTTCGGCAAGCCGGTCAAGCTGGTCAACGACGCGCTGATGCAGGCAATCGGCAGCTATGAGGGCGGCCGCATGCTGTTCCTTGGCCTGGGCACGGGCCTCGGCGCCGCGATGATCCTCGAACATGTCGCGCAGCCGATGGAACTCGCTCACCTACCCTACCGGAAGGGCTTCAGTTTCGAGGATTATGTCGGCGAACGCGGTCTTTTAAAACACGGGAAGAAACGGTGGCGCAAATACGTTTTCGACGTCGTCGACAGGCTTTGCGCCGCCCTGCAGCCGGACTATGTGGTCATCGGCGGCGGCAATGTCGACAAGCTTGATGAATTGCCCGCCAGATCCAGACGCGGTGACAACACACGCGCTTTCGAGGGCGGATTTCGACTATGGCGCGACAAAGCGCTGATCGTCTGA
- a CDS encoding pyridoxal phosphate-dependent aminotransferase: MNYARMVIEKEAPEEYGYDRIRYNLSESSIADQKLSDIGLSLPDLTLFYGEHRGDKQLRSLIAAQNEGLSPDDVLVTAGAAGALFIIATSLLSPGDHLVVVRPNYATNIETPKAIGCAISYVDLDFDQGFATDVERVAAAMRPNTKLISVTCPHNPTGTVIARTELDALIALAERHECRLLVDETYRDLSYGQRLPSAASLSASAISVSSLSKAFGIPGIRIGWLTTRDPQLQETFLAAKEQIGICGSVIDEAVALQMLERRDAFLSSLLPEMSKRRDIVQAWIDQEMLVDWVRPQGGVVGFPRLNVDAGFDLDRFYTRLLEEHGTYVGPGHWFDMPKRFFRVGFGWPREAELRGGLEAISAALRA, translated from the coding sequence ATGAACTACGCCAGGATGGTGATCGAGAAGGAGGCGCCGGAGGAATACGGCTACGACCGCATCCGCTACAATCTCTCCGAAAGCTCGATCGCCGACCAGAAGCTTTCCGATATCGGCCTGTCGTTGCCCGATCTGACGCTGTTCTACGGCGAACATCGCGGCGACAAGCAATTGCGTTCTCTGATCGCGGCACAGAACGAGGGGCTTTCCCCCGACGACGTGCTGGTGACCGCGGGTGCTGCCGGCGCGCTGTTCATCATCGCCACCTCGCTGCTCTCGCCCGGCGATCACCTCGTCGTCGTGCGGCCGAACTACGCCACCAACATCGAGACACCCAAGGCGATCGGCTGCGCCATCTCCTATGTCGACCTGGATTTCGACCAGGGTTTCGCCACGGACGTCGAGCGCGTCGCGGCAGCCATGCGGCCGAACACGAAGCTGATCAGCGTCACCTGCCCGCATAACCCGACCGGCACGGTCATTGCGCGGACCGAGCTCGACGCGCTGATCGCGCTTGCCGAAAGACATGAATGCCGGCTGCTGGTCGATGAGACCTATCGCGACCTCTCTTACGGGCAGCGCCTGCCGTCTGCCGCATCGCTCAGCGCGAGCGCCATCAGCGTCTCCTCGCTGTCGAAAGCCTTCGGCATTCCGGGCATCCGCATCGGCTGGTTAACCACCCGCGATCCGCAACTGCAGGAGACATTCCTTGCCGCCAAGGAGCAGATCGGTATCTGCGGCAGCGTCATCGACGAGGCGGTGGCGCTTCAAATGCTTGAGCGCCGCGACGCCTTCCTGTCGTCGCTGCTGCCTGAGATGTCGAAGCGGCGCGACATCGTCCAGGCCTGGATCGACCAGGAGATGCTGGTCGACTGGGTGCGGCCGCAAGGCGGCGTCGTCGGTTTCCCGCGGCTCAACGTCGATGCCGGCTTCGATCTCGACCGGTTCTATACCAGGCTGCTGGAAGAACACGGCACCTATGTCGGCCCCGGCCACTGGTTCGACATGCCGAAGCGCTTCTTCCGCGTCGGCTTCGGCTGGCCGAGAGAAGCGGAACTGCGCGGCGGGCTCGAAGCCATTTCCGCTGCGCTGAGGGCGTAA
- a CDS encoding MucR family transcriptional regulator, translating to MDEDANTANEADLLELTAHIVSAYVAKNRLPVSGLSELIASVATSIGGLGQPQAPAAPPQTPAVNPKRSVTPDYIICLEDGKKFKSLKRHIGVHFGLTPAAYRAKWGLPADYPMVAPNYAASRSQLAKAIGLGRKAEPEPVKPARGRRAKATA from the coding sequence GTGGACGAGGACGCCAACACTGCCAACGAAGCCGACCTGCTCGAGCTCACCGCTCACATCGTGTCGGCCTATGTCGCCAAGAACCGCCTGCCCGTTTCCGGCTTGAGCGAGCTCATCGCCAGCGTCGCCACTTCGATCGGCGGGCTTGGCCAGCCGCAGGCGCCGGCCGCGCCGCCGCAGACTCCCGCCGTCAACCCCAAACGGTCGGTGACGCCGGACTACATCATCTGTCTCGAGGACGGCAAGAAGTTCAAGTCGCTGAAGCGCCATATCGGCGTCCATTTCGGGCTGACCCCGGCAGCCTACCGCGCCAAATGGGGGCTGCCGGCCGACTACCCGATGGTCGCGCCCAACTATGCGGCCTCGCGCTCGCAACTGGCCAAGGCGATCGGCCTCGGCCGCAAAGCGGAACCCGAGCCGGTGAAGCCCGCCAGGGGAAGAAGGGCCAAGGCTACCGCCTGA
- a CDS encoding MFS transporter, whose product MALEQTSPEQRYAAFRHRPFLSYWTARFLTTFATMIVSVAVGWQVYDLTRDPFDLGIVGIVQFLPSLLLVLVTGVVADRFGRRLIMTLSTLVEGGCALFLLVLTLRSLTSPLPIFLVLAMFGIARAFYGPASSSLFANLVPQEDFANAIAWNSSAWQTATIVGPVAGGLLYGVSAEIAYATAAALMLVAALLIYTIPKPAQQTATDKPTMQTLFAGFRYIWSEKIVLGAISLDLFAVLLSGASALLPVYARDILQLGPWGLGLLRSAPGIGAICVAVWLAGHPIRGHAGKIMLGFVGLFGAFTVLFGVSTITWLSIAALALLGATDMFSVYIRETLIQLWTPDDVRGRVNAVNQVFVGASNEVGEFRAGTMAALIGTVPAVVVGGIGAIAVAGLWAWLFPALRRVQHLNSRN is encoded by the coding sequence ATGGCACTTGAACAGACCTCGCCGGAACAGCGCTACGCCGCCTTCCGGCACCGCCCGTTCCTCAGCTACTGGACGGCGCGCTTCCTCACCACTTTCGCGACCATGATCGTCTCCGTCGCGGTCGGCTGGCAGGTCTACGATCTGACCCGCGATCCGTTCGACCTCGGCATTGTCGGCATCGTCCAGTTCCTGCCGTCGCTGCTTCTGGTGCTGGTCACCGGCGTCGTCGCCGACCGCTTCGGCCGCCGCCTGATCATGACCTTGTCGACGCTGGTCGAGGGCGGCTGCGCGCTTTTTCTGCTGGTCCTGACGCTGCGCAGCCTGACCAGCCCGCTGCCGATCTTCCTCGTGCTCGCCATGTTCGGCATCGCGCGCGCCTTCTACGGACCGGCGTCCTCCTCGCTGTTCGCCAATCTGGTGCCGCAGGAGGATTTCGCCAACGCGATTGCCTGGAACTCGTCCGCCTGGCAGACGGCGACCATCGTCGGCCCGGTCGCCGGCGGCCTGCTCTACGGCGTCTCCGCCGAAATCGCCTACGCCACCGCCGCCGCGCTGATGCTGGTCGCCGCGCTTTTGATCTACACCATTCCCAAGCCTGCCCAGCAGACCGCCACCGACAAGCCGACGATGCAGACGTTGTTTGCCGGCTTCCGTTACATCTGGAGCGAGAAGATCGTGCTCGGCGCCATCTCGCTCGACCTGTTCGCCGTGCTTCTGTCCGGCGCCTCGGCGCTGCTGCCGGTCTATGCGCGCGACATCCTGCAGCTTGGCCCGTGGGGGCTCGGGCTGTTGCGCTCCGCGCCCGGCATCGGCGCCATCTGCGTCGCCGTCTGGCTGGCCGGCCATCCGATCCGCGGCCATGCCGGCAAGATCATGCTCGGCTTCGTCGGCCTGTTCGGCGCCTTCACCGTGCTGTTCGGCGTTTCGACCATCACCTGGCTGTCGATCGCGGCCCTTGCCTTGCTTGGCGCCACCGACATGTTCAGCGTCTATATCCGCGAAACGCTGATCCAGCTGTGGACGCCCGACGACGTGCGCGGCCGCGTCAACGCCGTCAACCAGGTCTTCGTCGGCGCCTCCAACGAAGTCGGTGAATTCCGCGCCGGCACCATGGCGGCGCTGATCGGCACCGTACCGGCGGTGGTGGTCGGCGGCATCGGCGCCATCGCGGTTGCGGGGTTGTGGGCCTGGCTGTTCCCAGCGCTGCGGCGGGTGCAGCATCTCAACAGCCGGAACTGA
- a CDS encoding heme biosynthesis protein HemY: MIRILVFLAVVFALGLGFAWLADRPGEMMVTFNGYQYQVSLMVAAVAIVAVVAAVMILWWLLKSLWNSPYTISRYFRVRRRDRGYQALSTGMIAAGAGDGALARKKTREAAKLINSDQEPLINLLDAQASLLEGDHEGAREKFERMLDDPEMRLLGLRGLYLEAERLGDRNAARHYAGRAAAAAPQLAWAAESTLEELTERGDWDGALKLVEAQKSTRQIERDAANRRRAVLLTAKAQALVGSDPNAARTAAVEANRLAPDFAPAAVIAADLLFKQNDVRKGSKILEAAWRAEPHPEIAELYTHARPGDAVLDRLNRAKKLQEMKKNHAESSMAVARAALDAQDFATARREAEAAIRMDRRESAYLLLADIEEAESGDQGKVRQLLSKAVRAPRDPAWVADGVVSERWSPVSPVTGRLDAFTWRAPMERLGQLIDSHEDVAVPAITAASPAVPAEEKAIAVVSDAAVEKQGDAADTAANGSQRDIAAESAADVETIEQTPEPPRLPDDPGVAPEDEAEKSSRRFRLF, translated from the coding sequence ATGATCCGCATTCTCGTCTTCCTCGCCGTCGTCTTCGCGCTCGGCCTCGGCTTCGCCTGGCTGGCCGACCGTCCCGGCGAAATGATGGTCACCTTCAACGGATACCAGTATCAGGTCAGCCTGATGGTGGCGGCGGTGGCGATCGTTGCCGTGGTCGCTGCGGTGATGATCCTGTGGTGGCTGCTGAAGTCGCTGTGGAACAGCCCCTATACGATCTCGCGCTATTTCCGCGTGCGCCGCCGCGACCGTGGCTACCAGGCGCTGTCGACCGGCATGATCGCTGCCGGTGCCGGCGACGGCGCGCTGGCGCGCAAGAAGACCAGGGAAGCCGCCAAGCTGATCAACTCCGACCAGGAGCCGCTGATCAACCTGCTCGACGCGCAGGCTTCGCTGCTCGAAGGCGACCATGAGGGCGCGCGCGAGAAGTTCGAGCGCATGCTTGATGACCCGGAAATGCGGCTGCTCGGGCTGCGCGGGCTCTATCTCGAAGCCGAGCGCCTGGGCGACCGCAACGCGGCGCGCCACTATGCCGGCCGTGCCGCGGCGGCCGCGCCGCAGCTCGCCTGGGCGGCGGAATCGACGCTGGAAGAGCTCACCGAACGCGGCGACTGGGACGGCGCGCTGAAGCTGGTCGAAGCACAGAAATCGACCAGGCAGATCGAGCGCGATGCGGCCAACCGCCGCCGCGCCGTGCTGCTCACCGCCAAGGCGCAGGCGCTGGTCGGCAGCGACCCGAACGCAGCCAGGACAGCCGCCGTCGAGGCCAACAGGCTGGCGCCCGATTTCGCGCCGGCCGCGGTGATCGCGGCGGATCTGCTGTTCAAGCAAAACGATGTGCGCAAGGGCTCGAAAATCCTCGAAGCCGCCTGGCGGGCCGAGCCGCATCCGGAGATCGCCGAGCTCTACACCCATGCCAGGCCGGGCGATGCGGTGCTCGATCGGCTGAACCGGGCGAAGAAGCTGCAGGAGATGAAGAAGAACCACGCCGAATCGTCGATGGCCGTGGCGCGCGCTGCGCTCGACGCGCAGGATTTCGCCACCGCGCGGCGTGAGGCGGAAGCCGCGATCCGCATGGATCGCCGCGAGAGCGCCTATCTGCTTCTGGCCGATATCGAGGAGGCCGAAAGCGGCGACCAGGGCAAGGTGCGGCAGCTGCTGTCGAAAGCCGTGCGCGCGCCGCGCGACCCGGCCTGGGTCGCCGACGGCGTCGTTTCCGAGCGCTGGTCGCCGGTGTCGCCAGTCACCGGCAGGCTCGATGCCTTCACCTGGCGCGCGCCGATGGAGCGGCTTGGGCAATTGATCGATAGCCATGAGGATGTCGCGGTTCCCGCCATTACGGCCGCCTCGCCCGCCGTGCCTGCCGAGGAAAAGGCGATCGCCGTGGTTTCAGACGCTGCGGTCGAAAAACAGGGCGATGCAGCCGATACGGCCGCGAATGGCAGTCAGAGGGACATCGCCGCGGAAAGCGCCGCCGACGTCGAGACGATCGAACAGACGCCTGAGCCGCCGCGCTTGCCGGACGATCCGGGTGTCGCTCCGGAAGACGAGGCGGAAAAATCGTCGCGTCGGTTTCGTTTGTTTTGA